From a single Apium graveolens cultivar Ventura chromosome 2, ASM990537v1, whole genome shotgun sequence genomic region:
- the LOC141686387 gene encoding putative LRR receptor-like serine/threonine-protein kinase At1g05700, with product MDTSKWLSIDCGNDQVSSDDLLLWEPDSDYIQVGSNKLVLTKAFRDEFNTLRAFPSNARNNCYTVPTEKQMLRYIIRVGFYYGNYDGLRKPPTFNLFLNNILWTTVNTSINNFEPFYKETIYPNKELGFFKICLVQIKDGGIPFIRSIETMVIFDELYPKMETNAIYSLITRINFGGPVVWYNVGSGEIYKWIWIKKVMPYASAFWYKEKKPVDLPQDVVSKAAEKQHC from the exons ATGG ATACATCAAAGTGGCTGAGTATTGATTGTGGAAATGACCAAGTAAGTTCCGATGACCTACTCTTGTGGGAGCCTGATTCCGACTACATTCAAGTGGGATCAAACAAACTAGTCCTTACAAAAGCATTCAGAGATGAATTTAACACCCTTCGAGCTTTTCCTAGCAATGCTAGAAATAACTGTTACACTGTGCCAACAGAAAAACAAATGCTCCGATATATAATTCGTGTGGGGTTCTACTATGGCAACTACGATGGTCTCCGTAAACCTCCAACATTCAATCTCTTCCTTAACAACATACTTTGGACAACTGTTAACAcatcaataaataattttgaaCCCTTTTACAAAGAAACCATATATCCAAACAAAGAATTGGGGTTCTTCAAGATTTGCTTAGTACAAATCAAAGATGGAGGGATTCCATTTATCAGATCAATTGAGACTATGGTTATATTTGATGAATTATATCCCAAGATGGAGACTAATGCAATATATAGTCTCATCACTAGAATTAACTTTGGAGGGCCAGTGGTCTG GTATAACGTAGGGAGTGGCGAGATATACAAATGGATATGGATCAAGAAAGTTATGCCTTACGCCAGTGCTTTT TGGTATAAAGAGAAAAAACCTGTTGATTTGCCGCAAGATGTAGTTTCTAAAGCAGCAGAGAAACAACACTGTTGA